A portion of the Chryseobacterium tructae genome contains these proteins:
- a CDS encoding ABC transporter permease, which produces MLLYKLWRSFIKEILLLKRDIGGIVIIFVMPLLLIVTITLIQDSTFKNLEGSKIPIIFIDNDQSEVSKNIKGELENSKTFQLLTNYNEKSAQDAVFSGDYQMAIVIPKDLTKDLNSNIDSKVQAIVSSFGLEGDSAKTKIEAPKAKEIHLYFDPATNAGFKNSVMNSVNKMVFEIENKKIYKAFQDQLGTTENLNENKNLISFKEITPKKGEMDIMPNSVQHNVPAWTLFAIFFIVVPLSINLVKEKSQGTSVRARISPTPYFVHILGKTFTYLIICLIQFLLMVAVGIYLFPYMDLPAFDVSGKMFQLVTVTLFAGLAAIGFGVLLGTIADTQEQSAPFGATSVVVLAAIGGIWVPVFLMPEFMQTVAKFSPMNWGLNAYYDIILRNSGIGGIAKELVFLFLFYIVTVSISIFYERKLHNI; this is translated from the coding sequence ATGTTGTTGTATAAACTGTGGAGAAGCTTTATTAAAGAAATTCTTCTGCTGAAAAGAGATATCGGAGGGATTGTCATTATTTTCGTAATGCCGTTGCTGTTGATTGTAACCATTACCCTGATCCAGGATTCTACCTTTAAAAACCTTGAAGGCTCAAAAATCCCTATTATTTTTATTGACAATGATCAATCAGAAGTTTCCAAAAATATAAAAGGCGAACTGGAAAACAGTAAAACATTCCAGCTATTGACCAATTATAATGAAAAATCAGCACAGGATGCTGTATTTTCTGGAGATTACCAGATGGCTATTGTCATTCCTAAAGATCTTACGAAAGATTTAAACTCCAATATTGATTCCAAAGTTCAGGCGATTGTAAGTTCATTTGGATTGGAAGGTGATTCTGCAAAAACCAAAATAGAAGCTCCAAAGGCTAAAGAAATTCATTTGTATTTTGATCCGGCCACCAATGCAGGGTTTAAAAATTCGGTGATGAATTCTGTAAACAAAATGGTTTTTGAGATCGAAAATAAAAAGATCTACAAAGCCTTTCAGGATCAGCTGGGAACAACAGAGAATCTGAACGAGAATAAAAACCTCATCAGTTTCAAGGAAATTACTCCTAAGAAAGGAGAAATGGACATTATGCCGAATTCCGTTCAGCACAATGTTCCCGCATGGACTCTCTTTGCGATCTTTTTCATCGTAGTTCCTTTATCCATCAACCTTGTAAAGGAAAAAAGCCAGGGTACAAGCGTAAGGGCAAGAATAAGCCCTACTCCCTACTTCGTTCATATCTTAGGAAAAACATTTACTTATCTTATTATCTGCCTTATTCAGTTCTTATTGATGGTCGCAGTAGGTATTTATCTTTTCCCGTATATGGATCTTCCGGCGTTTGATGTATCCGGAAAAATGTTCCAGCTTGTTACAGTTACCTTATTTGCAGGACTTGCTGCCATTGGATTTGGAGTATTATTGGGAACCATTGCAGATACCCAGGAACAATCGGCACCTTTTGGAGCAACATCCGTTGTAGTATTAGCGGCTATTGGAGGAATCTGGGTTCCGGTGTTCTTAATGCCTGAATTCATGCAGACGGTAGCCAAATTTTCACCTATGAACTGGGGATTGAATGCTTATTACGATATTATTTTAAGAAACAGCGGAATCGGTGGTATTGCCAAAGAACTGGTATTCCTGTTTTTATTTTATATCGTTACCGTATCAATTTCTATTTTCTATGAAAGGAAGCTTCATAATATTTAA
- a CDS encoding BtrH N-terminal domain-containing protein → MKLNFEHHQTAHCENGVASNLLLNRGLKLSEPMIFGIGSGLFFVYLPFLKVNFAPGFSYRPMPGAIFSKAAKRLGIKIKREKFSNPQEAQKALERNLEQNIPTGLQVGVFNLTYFPEEYKFHFNAHNLVVYGKEDGKFLISDPVMDYTTTLTEAELEKVRYAKGALPPKGHMYYPIYIPENVHLEEAIKKGIKDTCKNMLAPVPLIGVKAMRWVAKSIPKWAEKKGTKVTNHYLGQLIRMQEEIGTGGGGFRFIYGAFLQEASVILKNDELKELSKEITSIGDLWRDFAVDIARVYKNRNSKSNIYNELSKTMLHIADLEEAFYKKLRKAI, encoded by the coding sequence ATGAAATTAAACTTTGAACACCATCAGACAGCACATTGCGAGAACGGTGTCGCTTCTAATCTACTGCTTAACAGAGGACTTAAACTAAGTGAACCTATGATCTTCGGAATCGGTTCAGGATTATTTTTTGTCTACCTTCCCTTTTTAAAGGTAAACTTTGCGCCGGGCTTCAGCTATCGTCCGATGCCGGGTGCTATTTTCAGCAAGGCAGCAAAAAGATTAGGAATTAAAATCAAAAGAGAAAAGTTTTCAAATCCACAAGAGGCACAAAAAGCCTTGGAAAGAAACTTAGAACAAAATATCCCTACAGGACTTCAGGTAGGTGTTTTCAATCTTACTTACTTTCCGGAAGAATATAAATTCCACTTCAATGCTCATAACCTCGTAGTATATGGTAAAGAAGACGGAAAATTCCTGATCAGCGATCCGGTAATGGATTATACCACGACTCTTACAGAAGCCGAACTGGAGAAAGTAAGATACGCCAAAGGAGCACTTCCTCCTAAAGGACACATGTATTATCCCATCTATATCCCGGAAAATGTTCATTTGGAAGAAGCCATAAAAAAAGGAATCAAGGACACCTGCAAAAATATGCTGGCTCCTGTTCCGCTTATTGGTGTAAAGGCGATGAGATGGGTAGCTAAAAGTATCCCAAAATGGGCAGAAAAGAAAGGAACAAAAGTAACGAACCATTATCTGGGACAGCTCATCAGAATGCAGGAAGAAATCGGAACTGGCGGTGGCGGTTTCAGATTTATCTATGGAGCATTTCTTCAGGAAGCATCTGTTATCCTTAAAAATGACGAATTAAAAGAACTTTCAAAAGAAATCACCTCTATTGGGGATCTTTGGAGAGACTTTGCTGTGGATATTGCGAGAGTTTACAAAAACAGAAACTCTAAGAGCAACATCTATAACGAACTTTCGAAAACTATGCTTCATATTGCAGATTTAGAAGAAGCTTTCTATAAAAAACTGAGAAAAGCAATCTGA
- a CDS encoding ABC transporter permease, with translation MEIREENIINIHNFLPHREPMLMADYILELTKEKVVTSFEIKEDNIFVHNNEFVEAGLIENLAQTCSSILGQSFFENPEANTKVIGFITNIKKIEIFGLPKVNDKIISKASLISQFENICHIFCETFNNDELLIRAEINLFIQEVKS, from the coding sequence ATGGAAATCAGGGAAGAAAATATCATTAATATACACAACTTTTTACCGCATCGCGAGCCGATGCTTATGGCCGACTATATCCTGGAGTTGACCAAGGAAAAAGTAGTGACTTCCTTTGAAATAAAAGAAGACAATATATTTGTTCATAACAATGAATTTGTAGAAGCAGGCTTAATTGAAAACCTTGCTCAAACCTGCTCATCTATCCTTGGACAAAGCTTCTTCGAAAATCCGGAAGCCAATACCAAAGTAATAGGCTTTATCACCAATATCAAAAAGATTGAGATTTTTGGACTTCCAAAAGTAAATGACAAGATCATTTCAAAAGCATCACTGATTTCCCAGTTTGAAAATATCTGCCACATCTTCTGCGAAACCTTTAACAATGATGAATTGTTGATCAGAGCAGAGATTAACCTGTTTATTCAGGAGGTAAAATCGTAA
- a CDS encoding ABC transporter ATP-binding protein: MAENMIEIKNLYKKYKNSDEFSVNDISLNIDKNEIYGILGPNGAGKTTLISMLSGLIKPTSGQYTINGLSPQKDNFKIREIMGIVPQEYALYPTLTAKENLMFFGSLYGLKHKQLTKAIDDSLEIMGLSKFANKQVGQFSGGMKRRCNLIAGTLHNPTVLFLDEPTVGVDVQSKKVIIDFLLELNKSGTCIIYTSHHLSEAEEFCTKIAIIDRGRIHAVGTPEELVSQIAHAENLEDVFISLTGKELRDVVV; encoded by the coding sequence ATGGCAGAGAACATGATTGAGATCAAAAATCTATATAAAAAATACAAAAATTCCGACGAGTTTTCTGTCAATGATATCTCTTTGAATATCGATAAAAACGAAATCTACGGAATTCTTGGCCCTAATGGAGCAGGAAAAACAACTTTGATTTCCATGCTTTCCGGTTTAATAAAACCGACTTCTGGACAGTATACTATCAATGGGCTGTCTCCACAAAAAGATAATTTCAAGATCAGAGAGATCATGGGAATTGTTCCGCAGGAATATGCGCTGTATCCTACTCTTACAGCCAAAGAAAACCTGATGTTCTTCGGAAGCTTATACGGATTAAAGCATAAACAACTTACCAAAGCTATTGATGATTCTCTGGAAATCATGGGACTTTCAAAATTTGCCAATAAACAGGTAGGCCAGTTCTCCGGAGGAATGAAACGCCGTTGTAACCTTATCGCCGGAACTCTTCATAACCCAACAGTCTTGTTTTTGGATGAGCCTACTGTAGGCGTAGATGTACAATCTAAAAAAGTAATCATTGATTTCCTTTTAGAACTCAATAAAAGCGGAACATGCATCATCTATACCTCGCATCACCTTTCTGAGGCTGAAGAATTCTGTACCAAGATTGCTATTATTGATAGAGGAAGAATTCATGCGGTGGGAACTCCTGAAGAACTTGTCTCTCAGATTGCCCATGCAGAAAACCTTGAAGATGTTTTCATTTCATTAACCGGAAAAGAATTAAGAGATGTTGTTGTATAA